The Chloroherpetonaceae bacterium genome includes a region encoding these proteins:
- a CDS encoding ketoacyl-ACP synthase III has translation MTNAVIASSGFYAPERVLPNSYFNELLGEDVDTWLVQNLTIRERHWCSANESTADLCEHAAKQALARASLPAEDLDLIIIATDTPEYISPSTASVVQYRLGAKHAGTFDVNTACAGFVTALDIAAKYIRADEHYENVLVIGAYAMSKYLDLHDKKTVTLFADGAGAVLLQAEKNSSRGFLASELLTEGQYHDWMGIYAGGTHQPITERALSQKDHLLKFVRKFPKELNADMWTRMARSLCARLGIEPNDVAQYFFTQININSIWQTLDNLGVPRHKAHTIMDRYGYTGSACIPMAFHDAIEQGKVHRGDLVFFIGSGGGLAFASAAFRY, from the coding sequence ATGACAAATGCGGTTATTGCTTCTTCGGGCTTCTATGCGCCAGAACGCGTCTTGCCTAATTCCTACTTCAATGAACTGCTTGGCGAAGATGTCGACACTTGGCTGGTTCAGAACCTCACGATTCGGGAGCGACATTGGTGCTCAGCAAATGAATCTACCGCTGACCTTTGTGAACATGCTGCCAAGCAAGCCTTAGCACGTGCCTCGCTTCCTGCTGAAGACCTTGATTTAATCATCATTGCAACGGATACACCTGAGTATATCTCCCCCTCAACGGCGTCGGTTGTCCAATACCGCTTGGGTGCTAAACATGCTGGCACTTTCGATGTCAATACCGCCTGTGCAGGCTTTGTTACCGCGCTGGACATCGCGGCTAAATACATTCGCGCTGATGAGCACTATGAGAACGTTCTTGTTATTGGCGCATATGCGATGAGCAAGTATTTGGACTTGCATGACAAGAAAACAGTTACACTTTTTGCTGATGGGGCGGGCGCAGTGCTGCTCCAAGCCGAGAAAAATTCTTCACGAGGCTTTCTTGCCAGCGAGCTTCTCACCGAAGGGCAGTATCACGACTGGATGGGCATCTATGCAGGTGGTACGCATCAACCTATCACGGAACGCGCCCTATCTCAAAAAGACCACCTTTTGAAGTTTGTGCGCAAGTTTCCGAAAGAACTCAATGCGGACATGTGGACAAGAATGGCGCGCTCACTTTGTGCGCGGCTTGGTATTGAGCCAAACGACGTGGCACAGTATTTCTTTACGCAAATCAACATCAATAGCATCTGGCAAACACTGGACAATCTCGGCGTGCCGCGCCATAAGGCACACACCATTATGGATCGATACGGCTACACTGGCTCAGCTTGCATTCCGATGGCATTCCACGATGCAATTGAGCAAGGCAAGGTGCATCGTGGCGACCTTGTTTTCTTCATCGGCTCTGGTGGTGGTTTAGCTTTTGCAAGTGCTGCTTTTCGCTACTAA
- the fabG gene encoding 3-oxoacyl-ACP reductase FabG — translation MRRLEQKVAVITGGAQGIGKATAEKFACEGATVVLWDINPEKGQATLSDLAARSLSATFLEVNVAYFPSVETAAKRTVEQFGRIDILINNAGITRDATLLKMTSEQWQQVIDVNLTGVFNCVKAVAPFMVEKGYGRIINATSVVGLYGNFGQTNYVASKAGVIGMTKVWARELGKKGITVNAVAPGFIETEMIQTVPEKVLSSVKERTPLGRLGKPEDIANAYLFLASDEAAFITGTVLSVDGGYIS, via the coding sequence ATGAGGCGACTGGAGCAGAAAGTTGCCGTGATTACAGGCGGCGCACAGGGCATCGGCAAAGCTACAGCCGAAAAATTTGCCTGCGAAGGCGCCACAGTTGTTCTCTGGGATATTAACCCTGAAAAAGGTCAGGCTACTCTTTCTGACCTTGCTGCTCGAAGTCTTTCCGCCACCTTTCTGGAGGTTAATGTCGCTTACTTTCCCTCTGTGGAAACGGCAGCCAAACGCACCGTTGAGCAATTCGGACGCATTGATATTCTCATTAACAATGCAGGCATCACGCGCGATGCGACGCTGCTCAAGATGACATCTGAGCAATGGCAACAGGTGATTGATGTCAATCTCACGGGTGTCTTTAACTGTGTCAAAGCCGTTGCTCCATTCATGGTTGAAAAAGGTTATGGGCGCATCATCAATGCGACTTCGGTTGTCGGGCTATATGGGAATTTTGGACAGACAAACTATGTCGCCAGCAAAGCTGGCGTGATTGGAATGACGAAAGTCTGGGCGCGCGAGCTTGGAAAAAAAGGCATTACGGTTAATGCGGTTGCGCCCGGCTTTATTGAAACGGAGATGATTCAAACTGTGCCTGAAAAGGTGCTCAGCAGCGTCAAGGAACGCACACCACTCGGTCGATTAGGCAAACCTGAAGACATTGCTAACGCCTACCTGTTCCTTGCCTCTGATGAAGCTGCGTTCATCACAGGCACGGTTCTCAGTGTCGATGGGGGATATATCTCATAA
- a CDS encoding MarR family transcriptional regulator — translation MKKATPFGQSSESCDSGSTVQSKMRSRKSTSAKSDAEKVRRDVVREYGDAYYAFGLNKMMGHIIGLLLTAPEPVSLADICKQLGRSKGPISQIMRRLVERNLVRKVWTPRSRQDYYELQPNVFENAFRNHYEMIQNNIRIAKFLRAEAHHVKDPELDRLRQRLAEMEEFFTLMSKHHQAFLNEWAKVQAQHILGDSLLLPNPRVGNGTAELTDTSLASDKAPARKRKKSS, via the coding sequence ATGAAGAAAGCAACACCATTTGGACAATCATCGGAGTCTTGCGACTCAGGTTCAACGGTGCAAAGTAAGATGCGTTCCCGTAAATCCACATCAGCGAAAAGTGATGCGGAAAAAGTTCGCCGTGATGTAGTGCGAGAATACGGCGACGCTTACTATGCTTTTGGACTCAATAAGATGATGGGGCATATTATTGGCCTGTTGCTTACTGCACCTGAGCCTGTTTCACTGGCAGACATCTGCAAGCAGCTTGGGCGCAGCAAAGGACCGATTAGCCAGATTATGCGCCGACTCGTGGAGCGCAACCTTGTGCGCAAAGTCTGGACGCCTCGTTCTCGACAAGACTACTATGAGCTGCAGCCCAATGTCTTTGAAAACGCATTTCGTAACCACTACGAGATGATTCAAAACAACATTCGCATTGCTAAATTTCTGCGTGCTGAAGCACATCACGTCAAAGACCCTGAACTGGATCGATTGCGTCAGCGCCTTGCTGAAATGGAAGAATTCTTTACACTGATGTCGAAGCATCATCAAGCCTTTTTGAACGAATGGGCAAAGGTGCAAGCTCAACATATTCTTGGCGACAGTCTTCTTTTGCCGAATCCACGCGTAGGAAATGGCACAGCGGAACTTACTGACACTTCTCTTGCCAGTGACAAAGCCCCAGCTCGCAAGCGAAAAAAATCTTCGTAG
- a CDS encoding family 10 glycosylhydrolase — translation MMKIWLAGLSLAAASLGLGQSEPPKCELRAAWIATVDNIDFPSKKGLPADSQRAEFQAMLDSLKALGMNAVIVQVRPAADAFYPSEKEPWSEWLTGVQGKAPEPYYDPLAFMIEAAHKRNLEFHAWLNPYRAVFDIDSSSIAPDHITRRKPEWFFQYGKKTYFNPGLPEVREYIVGIVADLALRYDIDAVHFDDYFYPYHIPDQPFQADTATFRTYSNGFASIDNWRRHNVDLLIEAVHLKLKAIKPKVKFGISPFAVWRNRKDDKKGSDTEAGQPTYDYLYADVRKWLQKGWIDYVAPQLYFAIGFKKVRYDVVLKWWSQNCFGRHLYIGQGAYRIGRDSLWKNPSEMPNQLRLNRKNPIVKGSIYFSAKSLLRNPLGIADTLKRSFYATPACVPPMRWKDAVPPNPPRNLVVTKADTTFMLSWEKPKPARDGDTATYFAVYRFSEKEKVKLSDPRRIVALLRDTVWHSTAQKSGVYAVTAFDRLHNESKPAVLLLK, via the coding sequence ATGATGAAAATCTGGTTGGCTGGTTTGTCGCTGGCAGCGGCATCGCTGGGATTGGGTCAGTCTGAGCCGCCCAAGTGTGAGCTGCGCGCAGCATGGATTGCGACAGTCGACAACATTGATTTTCCATCGAAGAAAGGGCTACCAGCAGACTCGCAGCGAGCAGAATTTCAAGCCATGTTGGACTCGCTGAAAGCGCTTGGAATGAACGCAGTGATTGTGCAAGTACGCCCTGCCGCTGATGCATTCTATCCGAGCGAAAAAGAGCCTTGGTCGGAGTGGCTGACAGGCGTGCAAGGCAAAGCACCTGAGCCTTACTACGACCCTTTGGCATTTATGATTGAGGCAGCGCACAAACGCAATCTGGAGTTTCACGCTTGGCTCAATCCCTACCGTGCTGTCTTCGACATTGATTCATCAAGCATTGCGCCTGACCACATCACGCGCCGAAAGCCAGAGTGGTTTTTCCAATACGGCAAAAAGACATACTTCAATCCCGGGCTGCCCGAAGTGCGCGAGTATATCGTAGGGATTGTCGCCGACCTTGCCCTGCGCTACGACATTGACGCTGTGCATTTCGATGATTACTTCTACCCCTATCACATTCCGGACCAGCCTTTCCAAGCCGATACGGCAACTTTCCGCACCTACTCTAATGGCTTTGCTTCAATTGACAACTGGCGGCGGCATAATGTGGATTTGCTCATTGAAGCAGTGCATCTGAAACTAAAAGCCATCAAACCAAAGGTCAAATTTGGCATCAGTCCCTTTGCGGTTTGGCGCAATCGCAAAGATGACAAGAAAGGCTCTGACACAGAAGCGGGACAACCAACGTACGACTATCTCTACGCTGATGTGCGCAAGTGGCTGCAGAAGGGCTGGATTGATTATGTAGCGCCACAACTCTACTTCGCAATCGGTTTCAAGAAAGTACGCTATGACGTAGTGCTGAAGTGGTGGAGCCAAAACTGCTTTGGCCGGCATCTCTACATTGGGCAAGGTGCATACCGCATCGGACGCGATTCGCTCTGGAAAAATCCCTCTGAAATGCCGAATCAGCTGCGGCTAAATCGGAAAAATCCCATCGTAAAGGGTAGCATTTATTTCAGTGCAAAATCGCTGCTCAGAAATCCATTAGGTATTGCCGATACCTTAAAGCGTAGTTTCTATGCGACGCCTGCTTGTGTGCCACCCATGCGCTGGAAAGATGCCGTGCCGCCCAATCCGCCAAGAAATCTGGTGGTAACGAAAGCCGACACGACCTTTATGCTCTCGTGGGAAAAACCAAAGCCTGCACGCGATGGCGATACAGCCACATACTTTGCAGTCTATCGCTTCAGCGAAAAGGAAAAAGTAAAGCTCAGTGACCCGCGCCGCATTGTGGCTCTCCTTCGTGATACGGTCTGGCATAGCACGGCTCAAAAGAGCGGTGTCTATGCAGTAACTGCCTTTGACCGTTTGCACAATGAAAGCAAACCAGCAGTGCTGCTTCTTAAATAA
- the pip gene encoding prolyl aminopeptidase, translated as MAQPALRELYPPIEPYRTGFLKVSDLHTIYYEEVGNPKGKPVVFLHGGPGGGIEPQHRQYFNPKKWRVVLFDQRGCGRSTPFAELRENTTWDLVSDIERLREHLGIERWVVFGGSWGSTLALAYSESHPSRCTGLILRGIFLLREKEIRWFYQEGANWFFPDAWQDYLAPIPPKERHDMVAAYYKRLTSPNARVRLAAAKAWSLWEGKLSKLQTNPEQVARFSEDQFALAFARIECHYFVHKGFFKRDDELLRRATRIKHLPVVIVQGRYDVICPPISAWELHQALPKSELIFVPAAGHAASEPGIRSELVKATDRFLHLPMD; from the coding sequence TTGGCTCAACCAGCGCTGCGTGAGCTGTATCCACCGATTGAGCCGTATCGCACGGGATTTTTGAAAGTCTCGGACCTGCACACGATTTACTACGAAGAGGTGGGCAATCCGAAAGGCAAGCCTGTGGTGTTTTTGCATGGTGGGCCAGGTGGTGGCATTGAACCGCAACATCGTCAGTATTTCAATCCAAAGAAATGGCGTGTAGTGCTCTTCGACCAACGTGGTTGCGGGCGCAGCACGCCCTTTGCTGAACTCCGTGAAAACACAACTTGGGACTTGGTCTCAGATATTGAGCGATTGCGTGAGCATTTAGGTATTGAGCGATGGGTTGTATTTGGGGGCAGTTGGGGCAGCACATTAGCCTTAGCGTATTCGGAATCGCATCCTTCTCGCTGCACAGGACTGATTCTGCGTGGCATTTTTCTTTTGCGTGAAAAAGAAATTCGCTGGTTTTACCAAGAAGGTGCGAACTGGTTTTTCCCCGATGCGTGGCAAGACTACCTCGCCCCGATTCCGCCCAAAGAGCGGCACGATATGGTGGCTGCTTACTACAAGCGTCTAACCAGCCCTAATGCGCGCGTGCGCCTTGCTGCTGCCAAAGCTTGGAGTCTGTGGGAAGGCAAACTGAGCAAGCTGCAAACGAACCCAGAGCAAGTCGCTCGTTTTTCTGAAGACCAGTTTGCGCTTGCTTTTGCTCGAATTGAATGCCACTATTTCGTCCACAAAGGCTTTTTTAAGCGTGATGATGAACTTTTGCGCCGTGCAACCCGCATCAAGCACTTGCCTGTTGTGATTGTGCAAGGCCGCTATGATGTGATTTGCCCACCTATTTCAGCGTGGGAACTGCACCAAGCACTCCCAAAGTCTGAGCTGATTTTTGTGCCGGCCGCAGGTCATGCAGCCAGCGAGCCCGGTATTCGCAGTGAGCTTGTGAAAGCTACTGACCGCTTTCTGCATTTGCCTATGGACTAA